One stretch of Prunus persica cultivar Lovell chromosome G1, Prunus_persica_NCBIv2, whole genome shotgun sequence DNA includes these proteins:
- the LOC18793426 gene encoding protein ECERIFERUM 26-like, giving the protein MAGIITIICKRTVVSTKPVQAGKSYPLSVLDRHMEHNHLRMVLYYPSMGAPTEPGEITGRLRESLAVMLTHFPIVTGRLQKNDNDQWMIKCNDAGVRMLEAKAKGSLEEWLRNVDRDKELMLVYWEEMYHKPYFWSTFYVQITEFEDGGLAIGLSCTHLLADPTCATMFIKAWADTTFPGKMMSLPFFYPLPRRSPGNTRPNHNTYNSLITHYKASINESIDLVDKKHTTVSFGFSDDMVRACMEMAQPDGANDKSSPSPFEALAGLFWVCISKVKGVRNGLIDMSISIDVRQVLGLDKGFFGNSMVYNKVHLESFQENSLSQAATSIGEVVAKMDNEGIMDLIEWLQCNDDQSPSLMNGCDLICASLEAVDPFSAIFEDGIAPIHVSCYIEPVLGLGKVLILPAKPKDGQLSRAVMVTLPRDEVTKLCEDDLILQLSPTILMDLNKT; this is encoded by the exons ATGGCCGGGATCATCACAATCATTTGCAAACGCACCGTAGTTAGCACAAAGCCAGTCCAAGCAGGAAAAAGCTACCCCTTATCTGTCCTTGACCGCCATATGGAACACAACCATCTTAGGATGGTCTTGTATTACCCATCAATGGGTGCCCCAACAGAGCCTGGTGAGATCACAGGGAGGCTCAGAGAGTCCCTCGCCGTCATGCTTACGCATTTCCCGATCGTTACAGGCCGGTTGCAGAAGAATGACAATGATCAGTGGATGATCAAGTGCAATGATGCTGGTGTGAGAATGCTGGAAGCTAAGGCCAAAGGGAGTTTGGAGGAGTGGCTAAGGAATGTGGATAGGGACAAGGAGCTTATGCTTGTTTATTGGGAGGAAATGTACCATAAGCCTTACTTTTGGTCAACATTTTATGTTCAG ATTACTGAATTTGAAGATGGTGGATTAGCAATTGGGCTAAGTTGCACTCATCTCCTTGCAGATCCTACTTGTGCCACCATGTTCATCAAGGCTTGGGCCGACACAACCTTTCCGGGCAAAATGATGAGTCTTCCGTTTTTCTATCCGTTGCCGCGGCGGAGTCCCGGCAACACAAGGCCCAACCACAACACCTATAATTCATTGATCACCCACTACAAAGCCTCCATCAACGAGTCCATTGATCTTGTAGACAAAAAGCACACAACTGTTAGTTTCGGTTTTTCGGACGACATGGTTCGGGCCTGCATGGAAATGGCCCAGCCCGATGGTGCAAATGACAAATCAAGCCCATCACCGTTTGAGGCTCTGGCTGGGCTATTTTGGGTTTGTATTAGCAAGGTCAAGGGAGTGAGAAATGGGCTTATTGACATGTCCATATCTATCGATGTGAGACAGGTTTTGGGTTTGGATAAAGGCTTCTTTGGAAATAGCATGGTTTATAATAAGGTCCATCTAGAGAGTTTCCAAGAAAATAGTCTATCACAAGCTGCAACTTCTATAGGTGAAGTTgtagcaaaaatggacaatgAGGGAATCATGGATTTGATCGAATGGCTTCAATGCAACGATGACCAATCTCCTTCGTTGATGAACGGCTGCGATCTCATTTGTGCTAGCTTAGAAGCTGTGGACCCGTTTTCAGCAATTTTTGAAGATGGGATCGCACCGATTCATGTTTCGTGTTATATCGAACCGGTGTTAGGATTAGGGAAAGTCTTGATCCTTCCAGCGAAACCCAAAGATGGTCAACTAAGTAGGGCAGTAATGGTTACACTTCCACGTGATGAGGTAACCAAGCTATGTGAAGACGATCTTATTTTACAACTCTCTCCAACCATCTTGATGGATTTGAACAAAACCTAG